CGTGCGGCGGCCTGGCAGGCGGCGACGCCGTCGCCGCCCTCCGCGTACGCGGCGGTACCCGCGCGGGCACCCTCGTCTGCGGCGTTGCCCGCGATCGAGTACGTGTAGCCGAGTACCGCGCCCTGCCACATCAGTGCCACGACGAAGAGGATCAGCGGGAGCATTCCGGCGAGTTCGACGCTCACCGCACCTTTGTCGCCCTTGGCCTTGCGGCTCTTGAGCCCGATGGAGCCTCGGTCGCCCTTCATCCGGCCGCCCCGGCCGCCCGAGGCCGGTTCCGGGGTCTTCACGATGCCCAGTTCTCCGGCGAGCGCCCACAGGGCCTGCTTGACCGTGCTGCGGCTGTCGAGGTCCTGGAGGCGGCCCGCGTCGGCGGCGGACTGGAGTTCCTTGTAGTTCGACGGAACGGCGCTGCGGGCGACCTTGGTTCCGGTGATCTTCTCGACGAGGGGCGGCTGGATCTCGGAGCTGCGGTTGTGTCGGTTGACGACCGTGGTGGTCTCCTCCGCCTTGCGGATCTGTAGGCGGTCCCAGAGGCGGACCATGCGCTTGGCGGCGCGTACGGCGATGACGTCGGGGGTGACGACCAGAAGGGCCTGGTCGGCCATCTCGACGGCGGCGGCGTTGGCGCTGTTCATCTGCGTGCCGCAGTCGACGACGACGACCTCGTAGCGGTGGCGGAGGGCGCTGACGACCTGGCGTGCGACCCGGTCGGTGACCTCTTCGCCGCGCTCCCCCTCGGCGGGCGCGAGGAGGAGGCCGATGCCGGTGGCGTGGGTGTAGACGGCGTCCTGGAGGACGCGGGGCGAGATGTCGGAGATCCCGGCGAGGTCGACGATCGAGCGCCGGAACTGGACGTCCAGGTAGGAGGCGACGTCGCCGGA
This is a stretch of genomic DNA from Streptomyces sp. NBC_00237. It encodes these proteins:
- a CDS encoding AAA family ATPase translates to MTTRILPAVGDPDAARAVITLLSQLPDAEPASPAPDSTSLLDILARLAGESLDELPEVVLVHERIGPVPALELIREVALRFPAVGVVLISADTSPQLFTAAMDSGARGMIGLPLSYEEMAGRVLSAAAWSTGVRRHLGAGSDAFSGPGGTVVTVAGAKGGMGATLVAVQLALASCASGKSVALVDLDLQSGDVASYLDVQFRRSIVDLAGISDISPRVLQDAVYTHATGIGLLLAPAEGERGEEVTDRVARQVVSALRHRYEVVVVDCGTQMNSANAAAVEMADQALLVVTPDVIAVRAAKRMVRLWDRLQIRKAEETTTVVNRHNRSSEIQPPLVEKITGTKVARSAVPSNYKELQSAADAGRLQDLDSRSTVKQALWALAGELGIVKTPEPASGGRGGRMKGDRGSIGLKSRKAKGDKGAVSVELAGMLPLILFVVALMWQGAVLGYTYSIAGNAADEGARAGTAAYAEGGDGVAACQAAARKNVPAAWQGGMDPGCVAEGSVYKATIRLETPILFPGVGNIANVEGEAGAALEGGE